Sequence from the Bacillus sp. es.036 genome:
AGGACGTATCCTTCCGCTTGAAACAGTTAACGCCTGTCTACGTCGCCCCCTACTGAGTTAACTGTTCGGAGGCGATCCTTGGAAGTGTCTTTCAAAAAAGCGGTATCGAGAAATGCTCTCAGCCTAACGGCATTTCCTCTCTGCTCAACCCGGTATTTTTTTACTTTTCTTCCTCAACGGAGCTTCGTATCGATTTACTGAATTGTTTTCTATCATACGAGTCAGTCTTTTTTTTGTCAAGGGTATTCCTCGTGTTAACGTTTCATTTTTTGTTTCATGATCTTTACACTTTTTAGAGACAGTCCAAATTCTTCCGCGAGTTCCATATTTGACAAACACTGCTCTTTTTGTAGAAAATCATGAAAGTCGACGCCAAATTCCGGTTGCGACATGTTGTAGCTCATCATTTCTTTATTTGTCGATCGCATGAAAGCTCACCCTCTTCGTGTAGTATTTTCTTAGTTTCACCAAAAAGTAAAGGTTTTACAACTAAACGAAGGAATCTTTTCATCCGATAAAGAAATTATCTAAGCTAAGAATTATTGAAAGGAGATTTCCATTGAAAAGATTGATTTTTATTCTGAGCTTATTATTAATAGCCCTTTTTATTCCTCATACAACTTCAGCGGCTACTCGTGCACTTTTTGACCAAACCGTTAATGTGCGCTCAGAACCATCTATTTCGTCCACAATCATTGCTCAAGTGCACCAAGGTCACAAAGCAACGATCATTGATAATCAAGATAATTGGCTATATGTAGAACTTCCTACCGCGAAAAAGGGTTGGGTAGCCAGCAGATTCGCAACGTTAACGACTGATTCGCAGACCGAACAAACCATTCGATCCACCGTATCTGATTTACAAGTACGAGCTGGTCCAGGAAAAGAGCACAAAACTATCGGGAGTATTTCCCAAGAAAGCGAATGGAACGTTTTAAAGATCGATGGTGATTGGATTTCAATCGATTATAACGGTCAAACAGGTTGGGTGGCTTCATGGTTAGTAAATTCAACAACACAAGATAATGCAAACAATTCCAGTATAAAAAAAGAAGTCATCACACGACTATTAAATGTTCGAGAAATGCCCGGGACAGAAAACCGCATTTTATTTCAGCTCCCTTCAGGTTCTGTCGTTGAAGAAATCAAAACAGAAAACAATTGGAGTTTTATTCGTTATGAAAACGGACAAATAGGATGGGTGGATACTACCTATTTACAAAACACGAATAAGAAGGAAGAGGCAGGCTTTGTGACGATTTTATACCACGCAACAAACCTTAGAAGCGGACCTGCCTTAAGCAATGATGTCATCAAACAAGCGTCGGTCCAAGAGCGCTATCAAATAGATGGAAAAGAAGGTGAATGGTATCGAATACTCCTGGATGATGGCCGTTCAGCTTACGTAGCAGATTGGGTGGTTTCAACTGCTTCTAGGCTTACCACTTCTCCCAAGTTAAAGTCAGGAAAAACAGTCGTACTAGATGCTGGACACGGCGGTTTTGATAGCGGAGCTTTAGGAATTACTACACTTGAGAAAATCCTTACTCTCAAAACAACGAACACAATTGCTGAGAAATTAAAAAACGCAGGTGTAGAAGTGATTCTAACAAGAGATGATGATACATTTATCTCACTTGCACAACGAACTATAATTTCTGAGCAACACCAGGCAGATGCTTTTGTCAGCATTCATTTCGACAGCACTGTCGATCCAACGGCAAATGGCACGACGACTTATTACTATGAGGAAGCGGATATGCCACTTGCCTCATCCATTCATGCTGAGATTGGCGACGATACTTCTCTACGAGATCGCGGCATACGTTTTGGCAATTACTATGTCCTTCGAAATAATCAACAGCCTTCCGTTCTTCTAGAACTTGGATTCCTTTCCAACCCATGGGAAGAGCAATTAGTGAACAAGTCGACTTATCAAAATAACATTACGAATGAAATTTCTAATGGAATTCTTGCATTTTTACAATAATCTTTCTAAAAACATTTAAAAATAAATAAGTAACAAAATAAAAGCCGCGTCCAAAAGGAACACGGCTTTTACCTATTCTTTACTTTCAATCACCAGGGTAACAGGCCCATCATTCGTAAGCTGAACATCCATCATTTCACCGAATATTCCAGTCTGTACGTCGAGATCTTCTTTTCTAAGTAGCTCATTGAACTTCTCATATAGAACGGCTGCTTCAGAAGGCTTTGCTGCTTTCATAAAGTTCGGACGCCTTCCTTTACGGCAATCTCCGTACAAAGTGAATTGTGAAATCGAAAGAATGGCACCGCCTTTATCTTTGACAGATAAATTCATGCGATCACTGTCATCTTCAAATATGCGTAGATTGGCAATCTTTGAAGCAAGATAAGCAGCATCCTCCTTTGTGTCTTCGTGAGTGACCCCTAGAAGGACGACAAGACCCGAATCAATCTTACCTGTCGTCTCTCCGTTCACGGTGACTGATGCATGCTTGGAACGTTGTATAACAGCTTTCATGAAGAACTTCCTTTCTACTTTACTGCATAATCCTACGCACAGCATAGATATCTGGAATTCGCTTCACACGCTCAACGACTTTCTGAAGGTGAGCGGTATTCCTAATTGAAACAGTCATGCTAATCGTAGCCATTTTATTGTTATCCGATCGACCCGAAACGGATGTCATATCCGTTTTGGTTTCAGCGACGGCCTGCAGGACTTCATTTAAAAGACCACGTCGATCAAAACCACTGATTTCAATATCAACATTATAGTTTTTAGGAGAGTCGCTTTCCCATTCAACTTCAAGAAGACGCTCTTGGGCGTTATCTTCATTCACATTCGGACAGTCTTTTCTGTGAATGGAAACACCTCTTCCTTTCGTAATATAACCGACAATATCATCACCCGGAACAGGATTACAGCATCGCGAAAGACGAATTAACAGGTTATCAATTCCTTTTACGCGCACTCCTGACTCCGCTCGTTTTAGCGGTTTAGAAGGTGAGTGCGTTTTCCCCTCAATAATGGATTTTGCAAGCTCTTCTTCCTGCTCTTTCGTTCGTTCTTTACGCGCTTTATCGGTTAATCTTGTTGCAATTTGAGCGGCTGTAATACCACCATACCCGACTGCGGCATACATATCTTCTTCACTTGTAAAATTAAATTTCTTCGAGACATTCGCAATGTTATCTGAAGTCAGGACGGCTTTTAATTCAAAGCCATGATTTTTTATTTCCTTTTCAACTAGTTCCCGGCCTTTAACTACATTTTCTTCACGCTTTTCTTTCTTAAACCACTGCTTAATTTTGTTCTTAGCGTGAGAACTTTGACTAATTTTCAGCCAGTCTTTACTCGGTCCGTAAGAGTGCTTAGATGTTAGAACTTCGACGATATCTCCTGTTTTTAAACGATGATCAAGAGGTACCATTTTGCCGTTCACTTTTGCACCGATACAGTGGTTACCAATTTCGGTATGAATACGATATGCGAAATCAAGCGGAACAGAGCCTGTCGGCAGCTCAAACACGTCGCCTTTAGGTGTGAAAACGAATACCATATCACTGAATAAATCAATCTTAAGAGACTCCATAAACTCTTCGGCATTGGAAACGTCATTTTGCCATTCAAGAATTTGCCTAAACCAAGATAGCTTTTTCTCAAAAGAGCTATTTACTTGATTCTCGTCGCCTTCTTTGTAAGCCCAATGAGCTGCGATCCCGTACTCAGCTACTTTGTGCATATCAGACGTCCTAATTTGCACTTCGAGTGGGTCACCCTTCGGTCCAATAACAGTCGTGTGAAGGGACTGGTACATATTCGCTTTAGGCATGGCTATATAATCTTTGAAACGACCAGGCATAGGCTTCCAGCACGTATGAATGATTCCAAGAACGGCATAGCAATCCTTAATACTGTTAACAACAATACGAACAGCTAGCAAGTCATAGATCTCGTTAAATTGCTTATGCTGTTTGGCCATTTTTCGATAAATGCTGTAGATGTGTTTAGGACGACCCGATATCTCAGCGTCAATCGACACATCCTTCACGCGTTCTTGGATCTCGTCTACTACTTCATGGACGAACCCTTCACGTTCGGCTCGTTTCTTCTGCATTAAATTCACAATGCGATAATATTGCTGTGGATTTAAATAACGAAGCGCTGTATCCTCGAGCTCCCACTTAATCGTGGAAATACCAAGACGATGCGCAAGAGGCGCAAAAATTTCTAGCGTCTCATTTGCCTTTTGCATTTGTTTTTCTTTTGGCATGTGCTTCAACGTCCGCATATTATGAAGACGGTCTGCCAGTTTAATGAGAATGCACCTAATATCCTGAGCCATAGCAATCATCATTTTCCGATGATTCTCTGCTTGCTGCTCGCGCTTTGATTTATATTTGATTTTCTTCAGTTTTGTCACGCCATCTACAAGCATAGCGAGTTCAGGACTGAATTCATCAGATATTTGCTCAAGCGTTACGTCGGTGTCTTCGACGACATCATGAAGAAAGCCCCCTGCAACTGTGACGGGGTCCACTTCAAGATTCACAAGAATGCCAGCAACCTCAATAGGATGAATAATATAGGGTTCACCCGATTTACGGTACTGGCCTTCATGTGCGTTTCGCGCGTATTCATATGCTCTATTAAGATAGGAGAGATCGTCTTCAGACAAATACTGCTCCGCTCTTTCCATCACTTCTTCTATCGTCATCAAATCACCTTGATTACTGTTGGTATATTGCTTCTATTATCGTTAAAAAAAGGCAGCATGTAAAGAGATTAAGAGAAAAATGTCGTTTTTCCTAACGAGTAATGACAGGATTACCCTGATAATGGTTCATAAAGAGAAAGAGCGTCCGGCAATTCGGACACTCCATTCTTTAGTATGTCATTAACGTAAAGATATCATGACGATCAAGATTTTTACGACCTTCGAGGTATGAAAGCTCAATCATGAAAGCAAGTCCTACAACGACTCCTCCAAGCATTTCTACAAGTTCAATTGTCGCGTTGATCGTGCCGCCGGTAGCAAGTAAATCGTCCGTAATCAATACTCTTTGTCCCGGTTTAATAGCGTCCTTATGAATCGTTAGGACGTCTTTACCGTATTCGAGACCGTAGTCAACTTTTGCTACTTCACGCGGAAGTTTTCCTTCTTTTCGTACTGGTACGAAACCAATGCCGAGAATGTAAGCTACAGGGCATCCCACGATAAACCCTCGTGCTTCTGGTCCAACAATAACATCGATATCTTTATCTTTAGCGAAGTCCGCTATGTCATTTACGACAGCACTGTAAGCTTCTCCATTTTGCATAAGAGGTGTAATGTCTTTAAAACGAATCCCCTCTTTTGGATAATCTTCAACTACTGCAATATAATCTTTGTAATTCATTTACTTTATGGCCTCCTCAGTGCTATTGAAACAATTAACTGATTGATCGAACCAACTTTTCAAAGCATGATAGGAGGAATAGCAAAAATCGTTTTCGAGCTTTGCTTTTTCAAGCTTACTCCTATACGTTTTAGAAGAAGTTAATTCAGTTTTGACAGATTGTGGATTTAGAGAAATCAGTCCATTATCCATTGTAACAAAATCTAGCTCAAAAAACACCTCTGACATAAAAGGCACCGTTTCTTTTGACCACCCTTTATGTTTAGCGAGCTTTTCTGCGTCTCGTAAATGGAAGCTCCCTTTTTTCATTAAGAAAGCATAATACCATTTGAAATCCTCACGTGATGGTAAAGTTGAGAAAAAATGATCTTCCTCATGCTCAAATACCACATAAGTTCGATCTGGTATACCGCCTGAGCGAAAAAGGTTCACAAGGTCTTCTTCTAAATCAGGAAGATCAAGCAACATGACATACTTTTGATCAAACGAAATGTCTTTGTCTGATGGATCAGTAATGACGTAGTCCTTCCATTTTTCAAGACCTAGCTTTGAGATCGTATTGTTCTGAAAAGCTATCATCACTAACTTATCTAGCGGCAAAGTTTCCAGACGTTTTTTTAAATCCCGTATGCCTCTGTAATCAAAAAGCTGCCACTCATTAACTGCGATATCCTTCACGAAAATTTGAGGCTTTCGAAGCCCATTCCATTCGTTGACAGAGAGCTGACCGATTACACTCACTGCTGCCCTTGATGCAATTTCTTCAAAAGCATAGCCAAAATGGAACCCTACGCCGTCAAGCGTTGTACCATTTTCCTCAAGACCTACCTTAAGATGATTGTCCTGACTACCTATTCTTCTGATTTGAGATAAATGAACGTCCTTGAGCATAACAACTGGCTTTGGATTGCTCACCCCAAAGGGAGCAAGAAGATTCATCTCTTCAATCGTTTCTAGCGTTACATCTTCTACGCGACAATGAAGATCCACTTTTGTAAGCGGAGTTAGATCTTCTTCCGTTAACTTCTCTATAGCCAGGTTATTCAATCTAGTGCGCAGTTGCTCCAAGTAATCCAAATCAATCGTCATCCCAGCTGCCATTGGGTGACCCCCGAAATGTGGAAGAATATCTCTACACTCAGATAAATTCGCAAACATATCGAATGCCTCAATACTACGTGCGGAGCCTTTTGCCACACCTTTCTCTCGGTCAATACTCATCACAATCGTTGGACGGTAATATTTCTCAACAAGTCGAGAAGCGACAATTCCAATTACCCCTGCATTCCATCCTTCTTTCGCAATAATTAACACGCGATTGCTTTCATCACTTATATAATTTGTTTCAACTTCTTCGATCGCTTCTTTCGTCATTGTGTTTACAAGCTCTTGACGGTTTTTATTCAGAGTATCAATATCAGAAGCAAGTTGCTCTGCTAGTAACGGATCATCTGTTGTAAGCAGTTCAACAGCAGGATCTGCACTATCTAAACGTCCTGCAGCATTTAATCTTGGTCCTATTCCAAAACCAAGATGCTCTTCGTTTAATTCCTGATCTTTCAAGCCACATACGTCTAAGAGCGCTTTAATTCCGGGTTTATTAGAATTTTGAAGTGCTCGTATTCCTTCACTTGCTAGAAGACGATTCTCATCTTGAAGCGGAACTAAATCTGCTATAGTACCCATTGCTGCAATCTCAAGTAAATGTCCTGGAATCCGACCAAGTAAGGCCTGTGATAATTTAAACGCAACGCCTACACCTGCAAGTCCTTTAAAGGGGTAAGTGCATCCCGGTTTCTTGGGATTAATCGTCGCATAAGCATCAGGAAGTACAGGAGGTGGCTCGTGATGATCTGTAATAATGAGATCAACACCGATTTCCTTTGCAACTTCTGCCTCATGGACACCAGAAATACCAGTATCAACCGTTACAATGAGATGATAACCATCTTCCTTTGCCTGCCTAAAGGCCGCTTCATTTGGTCCATATCCTTCTGTAAAGCGATTTGGAATATAATAATCGAAGGTTGCACCAAGCTCTCGTAACGTATAAACTAGGACGGTTGTACTACTAACTCCATCCGCATCATAATCGCCAAATATTAGAATTCGCTCATCCGACACGATGGCTTGTTGAATTCTTTCAACCGCTTCCTTCATTCCACTCATGAGGAACGGGTCATGATATGCTAAATTCTCTTTATATAAAAACCTTTTAGCTTCCTCTTCTCCACTGATACCTCGATTCACTAAAAGCGAAGCAGCAAGTCGAGAAATTCCTAGTTCACTCTGGAGCCGATCAATGTTTGTTTCATCTGTTTCAGCAAGTTTCCAGCGCGTTTTAGATCTTAACATCGAATCACCTCTTAACCTGTTCATTATATATAGTTTACATAGGTTTGACTATAGTTCAAGGAGAGGAATCTTGCTAATGAAGATTTCTCTTCACTAAAAAAAGCCCCGATCTCACTCAGGGCTATCCCGTTATTCTCCATCCGTACCTGTACCTTCATCCATCGCTTCTCCGTCAAGTGGCGTATGCACTGATTTGGTTTCAGTAGCGATCGGCTCAGATTTTAATTTCTCATTTTCTTTTTGTAACTTTTTAAGTTCTCTCTTCAGTTTATAATATTTGACCATCCCAAAACCTAGAACAAGTATGGCTCCCATTAGTACCGATCCTAATATAACGAGAACGAGCGGCCAATCCGATGTACCAAATACGTAATTTACTTGAACTGGATCAACATTCACAACTGAAAAAACAGCAATAATCAGGGCAAATAAAAGTGCTACGACTAATCCCCATTGTCCTTTCAACTTAATCTACCTCCTCTACTCCAATATCTATTCCATTACTCACTCTTTTTTTCCTTCGGTTCAAAAGGATTGATATGAACTAATACGTCATGAACCTCATCCTCTTCAAGAAGGCGTTCTTTCACCGCTTTACCGATATCGTGACCTTTTTTAACGGAAATTTCTGGGTCCACGCCTAACTTCATATCAATAATAACATAGTGCCCATGCTCTCTAGCATAAAACTCATCAAGGTTCACAACGCCTGGCATTCCGATAATCAGTTCTTTATACTCAGTCGTATCTTCCTCATGCAACACATGATCAAGCGTCGTATGAATCGATTCAAAACCAAGTTTAACAGCCATTTTTGCAATCAGTACGGATACAAATATCCCTGCAATAGGATCCGCATAAATTAGCCATGGCAAGTTAAGCCTGCTTCCTAAAATAGCTCCCGCAATCCCGATTAAAACAGCAATAGAAGAATAGACATCAGAACGATGTTCGTATGCATTTACGATAAGTGCATCACTTTTTATCTTTTTACCCAATCGGTACTTATATTGAAACATCACTTCTTTTACTATGATTGAAATCAAAGCACCATATAGCGCAAGCGTTCCTGGAGCTTCAATCGGATTGAAAATAGCTTTTCCAGAACTAATGCCAATTTCCACTCCGACCAATAATAATAAAACCGCTACGATAATTGCTGCGATCGATTCCGCCTTCCCATGACCATAAGGATGATCTTTGTCTGGCGGCAGTTTCGCTGCACGCAATCCTACAAAAACAGCAAATGATCCAGCCACGTCTGAAGCCGAGTGTGCCGCATCGGCGATAAGGGCTCGACTGTTGGAAATTGAGCCAATAACCCCTTTTAACACAGCTAGAATAATATTTCCTAGAATTCCAACAATTGCTGCAATTTCTGCTTTCCGAAACCGTTCTTCCTTATTCATTCCTCCACCTCTTACAATTCCAATTCATTATCAATATAGCTTTTCCCGTATTTGAAAATCTCACACCCCGCTTTTGACACGCAAAAGCCATGGCTAGGCCATGGCTTTTCTTCTAAAGGTGTCATACCTCTCATACTTCAGTTTCAGCAGGAGTAAACTTTTTCTTTTTTAATTGTTTCCCTTTCCATACTGCCCAAAGTTGAGAAGCAATAAAGAGAGAAGAATAAGTACCTGCAACGAGACCAATCAATAGCGCGATTGCAAATGGTCTAATTGCTTCCCCTCCAAAGATTGTTAAGGCCGCTGCCGCAAAGACAACCGTAAGAACGGTATTAATCGAACGAGCAAGCGTTTGAACAAGACTTTTGTTCACGACACGTGCTACATCTTCAAACGTCTTCACTTTCTTCTCGAACTTCATATTTTCACGAATGCGATCGAATGTCACAATCGTGTCGTTAATGGAATAACCAACAATCGTTAGCACTGCCGCAATAAATGTAATATTAACTTCTATCTGCAGAATGCTAAAGACCGCAATGATGAAGAACGCATCATGGAATAGCGCAACAATCGCCGCTACACCTTGTAGCCATTCAAAACGCAGGGCCACATAGATAATAATCCCTACGGATGCAATCGCAAGGGCGATAAATGCATTTTTTGCTAAATCTACTGCTACATCTGGAGAAACGGTACTAATACTTGGTTCAACAGAGTAAAGTTCTGTGAAATGATTTTTAATTTCTGCAATTTCGTCTTTTCCAAGCTCATCTTTGAAGGCGGCTACTGCCATTTCACCACCACCTGCAAGGGTGACGGACTCAGGATCAAATCCAAGCTCATCAAATTCTTTGCTTACTTCTTCAGTTGTTAGCTTGCTATCTGATTGAAGATCTACACGAGAACCACTTGAAAAATCAATGCCAAGATTCAATCCAAAGATCGCAATTGCTAACCCACCAAGAACGATCAAAGCAAGTGAAATCGCAAAAAATTTATTCCGATGTTTGACAAAATCAAACTTGGTATCTCTTACTTTAGAGCTCATCGATTTCACTCTCCTTTACGCCAAAAAGTCCGGGCTTTTTATTCAGTGCCCTGCTCTTGACCCATAGGCCGAGAAGAATTCGCGAACCCCAAACGGCAGTCAAAAAGCTAACGACGATACTCGTGATTAACATTACTGCAAACCCTTTTACTGAGCTTGTTCCATAAGCAAATAAAACACTGGCAGCAATTAAAGTTGTAATATTCGCATCAAAAATCGTTGTAAAGGAACGTCTTCCCCCAGCT
This genomic interval carries:
- a CDS encoding RNA polymerase subunit sigma-70 — its product is MRSTNKEMMSYNMSQPEFGVDFHDFLQKEQCLSNMELAEEFGLSLKSVKIMKQKMKR
- the dtd gene encoding D-aminoacyl-tRNA deacylase, with product MKAVIQRSKHASVTVNGETTGKIDSGLVVLLGVTHEDTKEDAAYLASKIANLRIFEDDSDRMNLSVKDKGGAILSISQFTLYGDCRKGRRPNFMKAAKPSEAAVLYEKFNELLRKEDLDVQTGIFGEMMDVQLTNDGPVTLVIESKE
- a CDS encoding adenine phosphoribosyltransferase encodes the protein MNYKDYIAVVEDYPKEGIRFKDITPLMQNGEAYSAVVNDIADFAKDKDIDVIVGPEARGFIVGCPVAYILGIGFVPVRKEGKLPREVAKVDYGLEYGKDVLTIHKDAIKPGQRVLITDDLLATGGTINATIELVEMLGGVVVGLAFMIELSYLEGRKNLDRHDIFTLMTY
- a CDS encoding N-acetylmuramoyl-L-alanine amidase, coding for MKRLIFILSLLLIALFIPHTTSAATRALFDQTVNVRSEPSISSTIIAQVHQGHKATIIDNQDNWLYVELPTAKKGWVASRFATLTTDSQTEQTIRSTVSDLQVRAGPGKEHKTIGSISQESEWNVLKIDGDWISIDYNGQTGWVASWLVNSTTQDNANNSSIKKEVITRLLNVREMPGTENRILFQLPSGSVVEEIKTENNWSFIRYENGQIGWVDTTYLQNTNKKEEAGFVTILYHATNLRSGPALSNDVIKQASVQERYQIDGKEGEWYRILLDDGRSAYVADWVVSTASRLTTSPKLKSGKTVVLDAGHGGFDSGALGITTLEKILTLKTTNTIAEKLKNAGVEVILTRDDDTFISLAQRTIISEQHQADAFVSIHFDSTVDPTANGTTTYYYEEADMPLASSIHAEIGDDTSLRDRGIRFGNYYVLRNNQQPSVLLELGFLSNPWEEQLVNKSTYQNNITNEISNGILAFLQ
- a CDS encoding RelA/SpoT family protein, with protein sequence MERAEQYLSEDDLSYLNRAYEYARNAHEGQYRKSGEPYIIHPIEVAGILVNLEVDPVTVAGGFLHDVVEDTDVTLEQISDEFSPELAMLVDGVTKLKKIKYKSKREQQAENHRKMMIAMAQDIRCILIKLADRLHNMRTLKHMPKEKQMQKANETLEIFAPLAHRLGISTIKWELEDTALRYLNPQQYYRIVNLMQKKRAEREGFVHEVVDEIQERVKDVSIDAEISGRPKHIYSIYRKMAKQHKQFNEIYDLLAVRIVVNSIKDCYAVLGIIHTCWKPMPGRFKDYIAMPKANMYQSLHTTVIGPKGDPLEVQIRTSDMHKVAEYGIAAHWAYKEGDENQVNSSFEKKLSWFRQILEWQNDVSNAEEFMESLKIDLFSDMVFVFTPKGDVFELPTGSVPLDFAYRIHTEIGNHCIGAKVNGKMVPLDHRLKTGDIVEVLTSKHSYGPSKDWLKISQSSHAKNKIKQWFKKEKREENVVKGRELVEKEIKNHGFELKAVLTSDNIANVSKKFNFTSEEDMYAAVGYGGITAAQIATRLTDKARKERTKEQEEELAKSIIEGKTHSPSKPLKRAESGVRVKGIDNLLIRLSRCCNPVPGDDIVGYITKGRGVSIHRKDCPNVNEDNAQERLLEVEWESDSPKNYNVDIEISGFDRRGLLNEVLQAVAETKTDMTSVSGRSDNNKMATISMTVSIRNTAHLQKVVERVKRIPDIYAVRRIMQ
- a CDS encoding cation diffusion facilitator family transporter; translation: MNKEERFRKAEIAAIVGILGNIILAVLKGVIGSISNSRALIADAAHSASDVAGSFAVFVGLRAAKLPPDKDHPYGHGKAESIAAIIVAVLLLLVGVEIGISSGKAIFNPIEAPGTLALYGALISIIVKEVMFQYKYRLGKKIKSDALIVNAYEHRSDVYSSIAVLIGIAGAILGSRLNLPWLIYADPIAGIFVSVLIAKMAVKLGFESIHTTLDHVLHEEDTTEYKELIIGMPGVVNLDEFYAREHGHYVIIDMKLGVDPEISVKKGHDIGKAVKERLLEEDEVHDVLVHINPFEPKEKKSE
- a CDS encoding LapA family protein produces the protein MKGQWGLVVALLFALIIAVFSVVNVDPVQVNYVFGTSDWPLVLVILGSVLMGAILVLGFGMVKYYKLKRELKKLQKENEKLKSEPIATETKSVHTPLDGEAMDEGTGTDGE
- the recJ gene encoding single-stranded-DNA-specific exonuclease RecJ; amino-acid sequence: MLRSKTRWKLAETDETNIDRLQSELGISRLAASLLVNRGISGEEEAKRFLYKENLAYHDPFLMSGMKEAVERIQQAIVSDERILIFGDYDADGVSSTTVLVYTLRELGATFDYYIPNRFTEGYGPNEAAFRQAKEDGYHLIVTVDTGISGVHEAEVAKEIGVDLIITDHHEPPPVLPDAYATINPKKPGCTYPFKGLAGVGVAFKLSQALLGRIPGHLLEIAAMGTIADLVPLQDENRLLASEGIRALQNSNKPGIKALLDVCGLKDQELNEEHLGFGIGPRLNAAGRLDSADPAVELLTTDDPLLAEQLASDIDTLNKNRQELVNTMTKEAIEEVETNYISDESNRVLIIAKEGWNAGVIGIVASRLVEKYYRPTIVMSIDREKGVAKGSARSIEAFDMFANLSECRDILPHFGGHPMAAGMTIDLDYLEQLRTRLNNLAIEKLTEEDLTPLTKVDLHCRVEDVTLETIEEMNLLAPFGVSNPKPVVMLKDVHLSQIRRIGSQDNHLKVGLEENGTTLDGVGFHFGYAFEEIASRAAVSVIGQLSVNEWNGLRKPQIFVKDIAVNEWQLFDYRGIRDLKKRLETLPLDKLVMIAFQNNTISKLGLEKWKDYVITDPSDKDISFDQKYVMLLDLPDLEEDLVNLFRSGGIPDRTYVVFEHEEDHFFSTLPSREDFKWYYAFLMKKGSFHLRDAEKLAKHKGWSKETVPFMSEVFFELDFVTMDNGLISLNPQSVKTELTSSKTYRSKLEKAKLENDFCYSSYHALKSWFDQSVNCFNSTEEAIK